The DNA sequence GGTGCGCCACTGCATCTGACGTGGTCCTGCTACAACGGCGGAGCGAAGGCATGCGGTCACTGCGACTCATGCAGACTGAGGTTGGCCGGATTCGAAGAGGCCGGATACAAGGACGAGATCCCCTATGAGGATATGTGAGATTTTCAGATCCATCCAGGGAGAGGGACTCACCATGGGTGTCCCTACAGTTTTCGTGAGGGCAGTAGGATGCAATCTGGATTGCGCTTGGTGCGATACGAAGTATTCCTTCACCGGCGGTACGGAGATGACGATCCCGGAGATCATCGAGAAGGTCGGAAGCTGCAGGACGGTATGCGTGACCGGCGGCGAGCCGATGATTCAGAAGGATATCTATCAGCTGCTGGATGCTCTCGTCGAAGCAGATAAGTTCATAGTTCTGGAGACCAACGGGGCGGTTGATCTGAAGGATGTTCCTGACGACCCGCACATCATGATCAGCATGGACATCAAATGTCCTTCATCAGGTATGAGCGAAAGGATGATCGATTCCAACATCGAGCTTTTGAAGAAGAAGGATCAGCTGAAGTTCGTGATTCAGGACCAGAATGATTTCGATTATGCCGTGAAGTATCTCAAAGACCATCCGGCAGATGCCAATGTGATCTTCGGTCCTGTCGGAGGGACCGATAAGCTGGAATGGCTTGTCGAAGAGGTTCTCAAAAACGATTTGGATGCCAGGGTACTGCCCCAGCTCCACAAGATCATTTGGGGCGACAAGAGGGGCGTTTGATCACGCCGCGTTCCTCTTGTGCCTTCTGACGAAATCAACTATGCACTGTTCGACGGGGCCTTCCTCGTCGTAAGATACGAAAATGTTCGATTTTCTGAGGATGTCCAGGCCGTGCATTCCGATGCCGCCTGTGATGACTGCATCGGGCTGGAGCGTGGTGATCGCCTTTGCTACCGCCACTCCCGCGCCTTCAGGAGAATCCGCGAACTCGTTCTCAATCACATGATAGTCCAGTGAATCCGTGTCGACCACGAGGAAGAAGGGAGCATGGCCGAAATCCTCGGCCACCTCCGAATCTAGTGTCTCTCCTTCAGAGATAACTACGACCCTCATCTCACTCAACTGTCTTGATGATCTTGTCGACGATTTCCTCGAATGCCTTGGCCGAAGCGGACTTGGGGTCCTTCAGTACGATGGGCATTCCGGAATCTCCGCTCTCGACCACTGCAGGTTCGATCGGGACCTTTCCGAGGAACTGGATGTTCATCTCCTTGGCAGTGGCCTCTCCGCCGCCGGTCTTGAAGATGTCGGTGACCTTACCGCAGTGGGGGCAGACGAATCCGCTCATATTCTCGACGATTCCGATGATTGGGATCTTGGTCTCGGCAGCGAATCCCACAGATTTCCTGCTGTCCAGGAGAGCGACCTGCTGAGGTGTGGTGACGACGACCATTCCGTCCGCTTTGGGGATCAGCTGGACGATGGAAAGTGCTTCGTCCCCGGTTCCCGGAGGCATATCTATGACGAGGTAGTCGAGCTTTCCCCACCTGACATCCTCTATGAACTGCTGGACGGCAGACATCTTGATGGGTCCGCGCCACATGACGGGAACATCTTTGCTGGGGAGAAGGAACGCCATAGACATGACCTTCAGTCTGGGGGGCACGATGATCGGGATGAGCATCCTGTCGGCGTCCGCCATGAGCTGCTCATCTTCGATGTTGAACATCTTAGGGATGTTGGGGCCCGTGATATCGATATCCATAAGTCCTGTCTCGTAGCCTTTCATGGCCAGTGACATGGCGAGGTTGGAGGAGACCGTGCTCTTTCCAACTCCTCCCTTTCCGCTGATAACGATGATGACATGCTTGATCTGTGCAAGAGCGTCATGGAGTCTTGTCTCCTGCTCTATTGATTCTCCGGTCAAAACTGGACCTGCCATTTTAATCCTCTGCGGTAGGGATTGTACGACCTATGTTTATAGGTTGAGGTCCGCATCGTGAGAA is a window from the Thermoplasmata archaeon genome containing:
- a CDS encoding radical SAM protein, producing MRICEIFRSIQGEGLTMGVPTVFVRAVGCNLDCAWCDTKYSFTGGTEMTIPEIIEKVGSCRTVCVTGGEPMIQKDIYQLLDALVEADKFIVLETNGAVDLKDVPDDPHIMISMDIKCPSSGMSERMIDSNIELLKKKDQLKFVIQDQNDFDYAVKYLKDHPADANVIFGPVGGTDKLEWLVEEVLKNDLDARVLPQLHKIIWGDKRGV
- a CDS encoding Mrp/NBP35 family ATP-binding protein; protein product: MAGPVLTGESIEQETRLHDALAQIKHVIIVISGKGGVGKSTVSSNLAMSLAMKGYETGLMDIDITGPNIPKMFNIEDEQLMADADRMLIPIIVPPRLKVMSMAFLLPSKDVPVMWRGPIKMSAVQQFIEDVRWGKLDYLVIDMPPGTGDEALSIVQLIPKADGMVVVTTPQQVALLDSRKSVGFAAETKIPIIGIVENMSGFVCPHCGKVTDIFKTGGGEATAKEMNIQFLGKVPIEPAVVESGDSGMPIVLKDPKSASAKAFEEIVDKIIKTVE